One window from the genome of Salvia splendens isolate huo1 chromosome 9, SspV2, whole genome shotgun sequence encodes:
- the LOC121746495 gene encoding sodium-dependent phosphate transport protein 1, chloroplastic-like: MNAARGLLISLNSAPKTHLPGKPALHSKPRPSPFPLCPSRSSHFRRIDGGSAFIWRARWGRVRADVKSDTVESAPDSARLDKALAADDGAAADLPWWEEFPKRWVIVLLCFSAFLLCNMDRVNMSIAILPMASEYNWSPTTVGLIQSSFFWGYLLTQIAGGIWADTVGGKFVLGFGVVWWSAATILTPVAAKLGLPFLLVVRAFMGIGEGVAMPAMNTILSKWVPVSERSRSLALVYSGMYLGSVTGLAFSPMLIHKFGWPSVFYSFGSLGTIWLALWLNKAHSSPAEDPQLLPAEKKLIVSNCISKQPAKSIPWKLILSKPPVWALIVSHFCHNWGTFILLTWMPTYYHQVLKFNLTESGLFSVFPWLTMAFSANLGGWIADTLVSRGVSVTVVRKMMQTVGFLGPAFFLTQLSHIDSPAMAVLCMACSQGTDAFSQSGLYSNHQDIAPRYSGVLLGLSNTA; encoded by the exons ATGAACGCCGCCAGAGGTCTGCTCATTTCTCTCAACTCCGCTCCCAAGACCCACCTCCCCGGAAAGCCCGCTCTCCACTCCAAGCCCCGCCCCTCGCCTTTCCCGCTATGCCCCTCCCGGAGCTCCCACTTTCGCCGAATTGACGGCGGGAGCGCCTTCATTTGGAGGGCAAGATGGGGAAGAGTGCGGGCTGATGTCAAGTCGGATACTGTGGAGTCGGCGCCTGACTCGGCTCGGCTCGACAAAGCTCTTGCCGCGGATGACGGCGCCGCCGCCGACCTTCCGTGGTGGGAAGAGTTCCCGAAGCGATGGGTGATTGTGCTCCTCTGCTTCTCCGCTTTCCTGCTCTGCAATATGGATAGA GTAAACATGAGCATTGCGATACTTCCAATGGCATCAGAGTACAATTGGAGTCCGACAACAGTTGGTTTGATTCAGTCCTCGTTTTTCTGGGGTTACCTTCTCACTCAG ATTGCAGGAGGTATATGGGCAGACACCGTTGGTGGCAAATTTGTTTTAGGATTTGGTGTAGTTTGGTGGTCAGCAGCAACAATACTCACACCTGTTGCGGCAAAACTTGGTTTGCCTTTTTTACTTGTCGTCCGTGCTTTCATGGGTATCGGAGAG GGGGTTGCAATGCCTGCTATGAATACGATACTATCAAAATGGGTTCCTGTATCCGAGAGAAGTAGGTCACTAGCGTTGGTTTACAGTGGGATGTATCTTGGATCTGTCACTGGTCTGGCTTTTTCACCCATGTTGATTCACAAGTTTGGCTGGCCATCCGTCTTTTATTCATTTGGTTCTCTTGGAACAATTTGGTTAGCTTTGTGGCTTAACAAG GCTCACAGTTCACCAGCAGAGGATCCTCAACTACTACCTGCAGAAAAAAAGCTCATTGTTAGCAACTGCATATCTAAGCAACCGGCTAAATCGATACCATGGAAATTGATATTATCAAAACCACCTGTGTGGGCTCTGATAGTATCTCACTTCTGTCACAATTGGGGAACGTTTATCCTTCTTACCTGGATGCCTACATATTATCACCAG GTGTTGAAGTTTAATCTCACCGAGTCAGGACTGTTTTCTGTCTTTCCATGGCTTACTATGGCATTTTCTGCCAATTTGGGTGGTTGGATTGCAGATACTCTAGTAAGTAGAGGTGTATCGGTAACCGTGGTTAGAAAG ATGATGCAGACGGTTGGATTCTTAGGCCCAGCGTTTTTCTTGACTCAGTTGAGCCATATTGATTCCCCTGCTATGGCAGTTTTGTGTATGGCTTGCAGCCAG GGAACTGATGCCTTTTCACAGTCAGGATTATATTCAAATCATCAAGATATTGCTCCTCGATATTCA GGTGTATTGCTTGGTCTATCTAATACTGCTTGA